The Leptospira paudalimensis region AATGAAGAAAATAATTCAGTATTAATCGCTGTTACTTGCTCTAATGAAGCGGCTTGTGATTCTAATCTTTCGGCTGTATGCGAAATATAATTAGCACAACTTTGAATCGAATTTTCTAAATTCTTTGCAGCATCTTGAATAATTTTTTTTTGTTTTAAACTTTGGTTTAATAAATATTCAGATTCTTTGGCTTTTTCTATCCCTTTGTCACTAATCGAAATGAGTAAAGCAATCAGTCTAGACAACAAGATTCCACTCACCATCACAAAGATCCCTTTAATGATTTCTGCGGATGTTCCTACATATCCGGTTTGAATGTATAAGTTTGGATCTTCTGAAGGAATGAGTCCACCAAAATGAACCGATATAAAATAAGATAGTATGACACCAAAACCCGCTAAAAACCCATTAAAGAGTACAAACTTTGGATTCCCCAAAAACCCAGAATATATTAAGTAAAAAAATACAACAAGTAGGACAGCAGTGTTGTTCAGTGCGGACTTTGCTTCCATGGGTCCCATCGAACAATCAATTGATGTATTAATTAAATGGATCCCAATATCAAGTATGATTAATAACTTGTGAAACCATTCGGGTGGATTTCCATTCCGTAACCAAATATGACAAATACTAGCATAAATACCCATGATAATGGTACCAGAGAGATGGATATAAAACATAGCCTCTGGCATACTATTTTTTGTACCCAAAAGTGCTGTAAAAAATACAAAGAATAATACAATTCGTATTCGATTAACAGTAATTTTACCATTTTGCCAAAGTGATTCGATACTCATAATTAGTTACCAGTATACTTTGGTTTTCTTTGATTGGCAAAACTATCCAACGCTTCTGCTAAATCAGAAGTACCAATCAAACTAGATTGTAATTCGATTTCTAATTCTAAACTTTCCTCAAGTGACATTTTATCTCCACGTTTGATGATTTGTTTAGTAATAGAAATTGTTTTCGGTGGTAACTGTAAAAATTTTCTGGAAAACTGTTTTACCGCATCATCTAAATCTTCAGGAGAAACTATTTTATGAATCAAATTGTATTGTAGGGCTTTTTCAGGGTTGAATTTATCACCTAACATAACGAGTTCATTTGTAGGGCCAATACCAGCATTTCTTGTGACTCGATTTGTTCCCATTAAAACTGTTAATCCAAGTTTGACCAATGGAATTGAAAAAACTGTTTTTTCACTTACGATTCTAAAGTCACAACATTGAGTTAACATAAAACCGCCACCCATACAAAATCCTTGGATTTTTGCAATTGTAGGTTTTGAGATTGATTCAAAAGCCGTGAAACATGACTGCATCTCGCGCATGTTGGTTTTGAATTCATCTTTCGAAATTTCGTTAACTTTCTTTAAAATATCAAATTGAACTCCAGATGAAAAATGTTTTCCATTCCCTTGCAAAATAATCGCCCATACATCTGGATTGGTATCTAACTCTTGGCTAATTGATTTTAACTCAAAGAGTGTATCCATATCCATAATATTTAAATCATTTGTATGTAGTGTAAGTGTTGCTATCCTTTCCTCAATATCCAATTTCCAAGACTGATAACTTTTCATTTTAAATCCTTTTACTTACGATACATTGATTCAATTTCTTCATGGTATTTTTCTTGGACACGATTCCTTTTCACTTTTTGTGTTTGTGTAAGCTCATCATGGACAACAAATGGATTCTGAAGGATGTAAACATTTGAAATTCTTTCAAATGATTTGAATCCATTTTTATCTGAAATAAAATGTTTTACTTCATCTCGAATCAATTTCTGAATCACATCTGATTCATTATAGATAACCTGTTTCAAATCTAAATTGACTGAATGTTCTTTTAGATAGTTTTCTATTTTTTCTAAATTTAATAAAACCAAAGCTGAAAGAGTTTTTTTATCCTGACCAACGACAACTGCTTGGTCAATGTATTCACTTTGTTTCAAACAAATCTCAATAGGTTCTGGTTCAACGTTTTCACCACCAGAAAGAACAATAGTGTCTTTTGCTCTCCCTGCAAACTTCAAATTCCCTTGTGCCGTCCATACCAAAAGATCACCTGAATTTAACCAACGATCATCTGTTAATACAGCTCTTGTTTTTTCTTCTTCTAGATAATAACCTTTCATATTGTGGCGCCCATGATGGTGTGCCACACCCTTAATGCCAGGTTTTGTGACTTCTTTACCAAATTCATCAATCAATTTAATGGTAACACCATCGATTGGTTTCCCAACATTTCCCACGGAGAAATCGTTAAAATGTCGTATCGTTGAAACTCCAGAGTTTTCGGTCATTCCGTAAACTTCTAAAATTGGCATACCGATCGCGTACATGAATCGATCCACTTCAGCTTGTAAAGCACCTGCTCCAGCAAAAGCATATCGAAGTTTACCACCTAATACTGATAATATT contains the following coding sequences:
- a CDS encoding methyl-accepting chemotaxis protein — translated: MSIESLWQNGKITVNRIRIVLFFVFFTALLGTKNSMPEAMFYIHLSGTIIMGIYASICHIWLRNGNPPEWFHKLLIILDIGIHLINTSIDCSMGPMEAKSALNNTAVLLVVFFYLIYSGFLGNPKFVLFNGFLAGFGVILSYFISVHFGGLIPSEDPNLYIQTGYVGTSAEIIKGIFVMVSGILLSRLIALLISISDKGIEKAKESEYLLNQSLKQKKIIQDAAKNLENSIQSCANYISHTAERLESQAASLEQVTAINTELFSSFESNAKIIDDQNGKITDLFSGSNDLNQMVATISMINQELITIANENKKDTTEIAGVSKKTSEYLDSIKTSFDKVDEINQIVAEIGEKTNLLALNASIEAARAGEVGRGFAVVASEVSKLADFTAKNAKMISDVVSHSRKYIYEAAEVSIQTGNLTTNQIKKLEMTTEKVSHMHRLFEKQKSIIFDTINQLTEINDLSSQISFSTKEQISGQTEVNKGIMALENEVNQISNASRSLEQYVEQIRSQSLDLLTLSES
- a CDS encoding enoyl-CoA hydratase/isomerase family protein — protein: MKSYQSWKLDIEERIATLTLHTNDLNIMDMDTLFELKSISQELDTNPDVWAIILQGNGKHFSSGVQFDILKKVNEISKDEFKTNMREMQSCFTAFESISKPTIAKIQGFCMGGGFMLTQCCDFRIVSEKTVFSIPLVKLGLTVLMGTNRVTRNAGIGPTNELVMLGDKFNPEKALQYNLIHKIVSPEDLDDAVKQFSRKFLQLPPKTISITKQIIKRGDKMSLEESLELEIELQSSLIGTSDLAEALDSFANQRKPKYTGN